The genome window GAGTCCCCTCATCAAAATACCTTTTTGACGGCAAGCATCACCGCACGTGGTTCGCCATAGAAATTCTGGCGCCCGAAGTTACTGACTTTTTCATAGTATTTTTTATCGAACAGGTTGGTGACGGTCAGGCTGGCGGTCGTTGTACTGTCAATTTGATACCCGACTTGCCCACTCACCGTCACGTATCCATCACCGACCACACGAGTCGCCCCTGTTCCCGAAGCAAAGTCACTCACCGCTTTCAGGCCGCCGGCGAGGCTCCAGCGATTCAGGGCACCATCACGCCAGCTGTGCTTGGACCAGAGATTGAAGCTATGGCGCGGCGTAAATGGCGAGAAGGCTTGTCCTACCGAAGCGATAGGTGCCTGCAAGAATTTCGTTGCAGTGTAGGCATAACCGGCGACCAATTCCCAGCCCGGCGCCACCTGCCCGCTTACTTCCGCTTCCAGGCCCTGGCTTCGGACCTTGCCGCCCGGAATCGAATCCGTGAGGCTAGGCGTGCTTGTATCGTCAATCGCCCGGTCTTTATCGATGATCCTGAAGATCGCGAAACTAGTGTTCACACGCTTATCGAACCATTCGCTTTTTATACCGAATTCAATCTGCGAACCGGTACGCGGATCCAGCAGTTTGCCATTCCTGTCTATCGCCGTTTGCCCGACAAAGGTCTCCGCATAGCTCCCGTACAAAGACGAGTTATCGCTCAAGGTATAAATCACGCTGCTTAGCGGTGTAAATTGTGTACCAGGCCTGGAAGTCGAACTGACGACGCCGGTCGTCGGATTCCTCGATTCGGTTTCCCAACGCCCCAGCCGCCCACCCAGCAGGAAAGTCCAGCGATCCAAAGGTTTGAGCTGCACTTGGCCATACAGGCCTGTTTGAGTCTGCTTGCTGCCGTTGTTGTAGTTCCCTATGTTCAGCTCAGGATAAGGAAGATCATTGTTCGGATGATAGATATTCATCGTGCCGGTCGGGCCAAACACTGACCTGTTCTTCGATTCTTCTGTGCTGCGATTCACGCCTACCAGCACTTTGTGCGTACGACCACCCAATTGGAATGGCCCGGCATAGTAGGCATCCAGGTTAACGTTTGTCGCCTCCTGCTGGAAATTCACCGTTTGATATGCCACATCCCCGGTCGCTACGCTGGCCAGGCCGTTAGCCCGCAGTGCCTTGTAGATCATAGAACGATCGATCTGGCGCGCCGCAAACTTGAACAGGCCACCGTCGTCGAATTTGTGTTCGAGTTCTGCAAACATATCGTCCGTTTGCATATCCTGCACATTGTTTTTGCTACCAATAAAAGTCGAACGGGAGACATTTGGCAAGGTGTAGTTCGCCAATGCGGGCAAACCCTGGTCAACCACCGAGTCGACTTTTTGATGGGCCAGCCCCAGTGACAAGGTGGTACGAGAAGTCAGGTCGATTTCTACCGTGCCGTACCCGAGGTTCTTTTTGCTTTGCAAAGTGTTGACGAAGCTTTCCCGGTCATCGACCAAACCGACCACGCGCGCACGGATACGTCCCGCTTCATCCAGTTTGCCGGTGAGATCAAATTCCGCGCGACGCGTATCCCATGAGCCCAGCATAACGCCCACGCTGCCGGCAAAATCTGCACGCGCACGCTTTCTCACCAGATTGATGGTGCCGCCCGGCTCACCCGCTCCCTGCAGCAAACCTGCCGGGCCTCGCAACACTTCAATCCGGTCATAGATTGCGGTATCGAGAGCCGTGGAGTAATTGGCGCCCTGACTGATGGCCAGGCCATCCAGCTGGATCGTGCCAATATCGAAACCACGTGCCTGGATCGAATTGAAATTTCCCGCACCATCGAGGCGGGTCACGTTTACACCTGTCGTCTGCTTCAGCACATCTTCGATTTTCGTGATGTTTTGATCGTCCATGCGCTGGCGTGTAACGACGCTGATCGATTGCGGTGTTTCCCTCAGCGTTTGCGGAATCTTGGATCCGACAGTGACCGCATGTGCGGCATAAGAATGCGTCAGCTCACTGCTGGCATCATCAGTCGCCGTCACCTTGACTTCAGGCAGCGTCGTCGTAACGGCAGGATTTGCAGCATTATCGTTCTGCTGCGCGAAAGCGATGGAAAGTGGCGTGGCCCAGGCCAGGGTAGCCGCTAAAGCGATGGTTTTACGGTGCAGCACAGTAGTTCCTTAAGGATGCACTGGCTGACGGTAGGCTGGCGGATGCGGGTTAATGAGAGATTTGCGCCATTCTAATTCGGAATAATTCTCATTCATTAAAATCCGCATGTTTTAATTATCTGGCGTTACATATTTGCCACGGACGCGGGCAAACCAGTCAAATGTTTCCAAAATGGAACCACAATGCGCACTGGATAAGTACGCCGGAATTCATATGCATTTGCATCTGATACCATAGCGACCTGAGCAAATTTAAATCCGCATTTTTGTTTTTCGGCGCCAATCGCGCCATCAGCAATGCGAGAACCAAGATGACCGATTCCACGCCTGAATTCAAACGCGAACCCATTCCACTTCCGAGCAAACCCGGCAAGGTCTTGCTGCATTCCTGCTGCGCGCCCTGCTCCGGCGAAGTCATGGAAGCCATGCTGGCGAGCGGCATCGAATACACGATTTTCTTTTACAACCCGAATATCCATCCGGAAAAAGAGTACCTGCTGCGCAAGGAAGAAAATATCCGCTTTGCCGAAAAACACAATGTGCCTTTCATTGATGCGGATTACGATACCGATAACTGGTTCGAACGTGCGAAGGGAATGGAAAACGAACCCGAGCGCGGCATACGTTGCACCATGTGCTTCGACATGCGCTTCGAGCGCACTGCGCTGTATGCACATGAGCATGGCTTCCCTGTCATTTCCAGCTCGCTCGGCATCTCGCGCTGGAAGGACATGAACCAGATCAATGATTGCGGCGTACGCGCCGCGGCCAAGTATCCGGACATGCTGTACTGGGAATATAACTGGCGCAAGAAAGGCGGCTCCGCCCGCATGATCGAAATCTCCAAGCGCGAGAATTTCTATCAACAGGAATATTGCGGCTGCGTCTATTCATTACGCGATACCAATAAACACCGCCGGGAAAGCGGTCGCGAACGCATTGCTATGGGTGTGCAGTTCTACGGCAAGAATCACGAAACGCTGACTCCCGAAGGCGAAGGCAAGTAAACGTCGAATACGACCAATAAAAAGCCAGGCTTCAGCCTGGCTTTTTTGTACGCTGTGTCAGAACTGCTCCCACTCATCCCCTGCCGGAACGACATTGCGCGGCACCCGCGCAAACTCCTTGTCTTCGATTTTTTGCTGCGTGGTTTTGACCTTATGCAGCGCTGCTTTGCCTGCCACCTTCGGCTGTTCCGGCGCAGTGTAAGTCGGCACCGCATTCACTACGGTCGTGCCATGCCCATCCAGCTTGAATACACCGACCACCTGCGACAGGTGACTGGCCTGGCCCTGCAATGATTCCGCTGCGGCGGCGGCTTCTTCCACCAGTGCCGCATTTTGTTGCGTGACCTGATCCATCTGCATCACGGCCTGATTGATTTGCTCGATGCCATCGGTTTGTTCCTGGCTCGCGGCAGTTATTTCACTCATGATGTCGGTGACCCGCTTCACGCTTTCCACCACTTCACGCATGGTGGCGCCGGCGTCGTCGACCAGGCGCGAACCTATGCTGACTTTGTCGACCGAATCACCTATCAATTCCTTGATCTCTTTGGCCGCACTCGCCGAACGTTGCGCCAGCGTGCGCACTTCTGACGCCACCACGGCAAAACCCCTGCCCTGCTCACCGGCACGTGCCGCTTCTACCGCCGCATTCAGTGCCAGGATATTGGTCTGGAAGGCGATACCGTCGATCACACCGATGATGTCGACAATTTTTTTCGCGGAGTCATTGATCTCGCCCATGGTATCGACCACCTTCGATACCACTGCACCACCGCGCACCGCAACTTCGGAAGCGGAGAGTGCGAGTTGATTCGATTGCCGTGCATTTTCGGCATTTTGCTTGACCGTGCTGGTCAGCTCTTCCATCGAAGACGCCGTTTCTTCCAGCGAACTTGCCTGCTGTTCGGTGCGCGAAGACAGGTCCAGATTGCCGGTCGCAATCTGATGTGAAGCCGATGCGATGGTATCGGTGCCAAGCCGGACTTGCGTCACTATCTTCAGCAAGCCTTCATTCATATCCTTCAGGGCTTGCAGCAGTTGCCCGGTTTCATCCTTCGATTCCACGACGATGCTGCCGGTCAAATCGCCATCGGCGACCTTGCGCGCCAGGACCACCGCCTGGCTCAGCGGACGTGTAATGCTGCGCGTCGCGAGTACGGCAAATACAGCAGCAATCAATACCGCAATAATGGAAAAGATCCCTATCAATAATTGGGTCTGGCTGGCTTTGGCATTTGCCTCCGCGCCCGATTTTTTCATTAATTCATTTTGATAATCGATCAGCTTGTCGATCGAAGCCAAATAGCTCAGTTGTGCCGGCCGCACTTCGGCAAACAGCAAGGCCACCGCTTCATCCTTGATTCCGGCCGAAGCCAGTTTGATGAAGTCATCTTTCAAGGGCAGGAATTTGCTGCGATCGGCCTGCAGGCCGGCTATGGTCTGGCGACCGCGTTCGGAGCGCACGGTTTTTTCCAGTTCGACCAAAGCATTATTGAGGGAATCGGTGGCCTTCCCGATCTGGGTCAGCTCGGCCTGTATCGCTGCCTTCTCCGTCATCAGTAAAGCATTGCGCATATTGCGTGCGATCTGATTCAGGTCGTCCTTCATGACGTTGGCGAGGACGGTTTTCGGATAACGATCGCCGTCCACTTCGCTGATCGCATCGTTCAAGCCACCTATGCGGGTGAAGGCAAGCGTGGCGAGAACCACCAGCAAGATGACCATACTGCCAAAGCTCAGGCTCAAACGCTGGCCAATTTTCAGGTTTTTCATTTTCATCTCTCTCATAAACAAGGTGGATCACTACGTCATTCCGGACTTATTTCATGATGCAAGAAGCAGACAGCAAACCTTTTATGACAAAAATATTACCACCGGGAAATTAGAGAAAAGCTGACAAATTCTGGAGCCGAAGCCGTTCAGGCCGCGCCGGATAAGGCCGGGAGCCAAAATGATGAAGAATAGATTTTTAACAAAATATCAAGTGTGCGGTAGACGGGAGGAGTATGCGCACACATCAAGGGACGGGGTGATCGAATCGCAAAAGGAATATATTTTTCCGACCGTTTCAAAAAATGCACCAAAATGCAGCATTTTTCCAACAAATTAAGGATGCCTTATACATCTGAAGGGAAGAAATTATGATTCCCGGAACAATTCACCCTGCAAGACAGGGTCTTCCGCTGGCAAGGAATCCTTCCTTGCCAGCGTACCTATGCGTACGCCCAGCAGGCGGAAGGGCTGGTCCAGCGGGATGCGCTTCAGGCATTCGCCGGCCGCCTGCCTGATCGCGACCGCGTCGTCGGTATAGGCCGGCAGGGTCAGGTCGCGCGTCACTATCCTGAAATCGGCGAAGCGCAATTTGATGCCGACCGTACGGCCGACATAGCCTTTGCGCTCAAGATCCCCCGCCACGCGCTCACACAAGCGGGTAAAGATGCCACCCAGGGCTTCCCGATCCCGCTTCGCATGCAGATTGTTTTCAAATGTTGTTTCGCGGCTGACGGATTTGGGTTCCGAGTAAGTGACAACCGGACGCTCATCTATACCCTGCGCGACGCGCCCCAGCCAATCCGCGTAGGAGCGACCAAAATGCTCGTGCAGCAGCGTCGCATCGGCACCAGCCAATTCTTCTATCGTATTCAGGCCCAGCGCCGTCAGCTTTTCTGCGGCGCGCGGACCGATGCCGTTGATCTTGCGCGCCGGCAGCGGCCAGATGCGGGTCGCGATATCGGCCTGCGTCAGGATGGTCAAACCGTTCGGCTTTTCCAGGTCCGAACATATCTTCGCCAGTAATTTATTCGGTGCGATGCCGATCGAACACGACAAGCCGGTTGCCTGCTGTACCGCGTTCTTGATGCGCGAAGCCAGCGCGTGGGTCTCCTCGGCATGCTCGCTCAGGTCGATATAGATTTCATCGATACCACGATTTTCTATATGCGGCGCAATGTCAGCCACCGCTTGCTTGAATAACCTGGAGTAATGGCGGTAGGCATCGAAATCGACCGGCAACAGGATCGCATCCGGTGCCAGCTTGGCCGCCTTCATGATACCCATCGCCGAAAACACGCCCAGCGCACGCGCCTCATAAGTCGAAGTCGTCACTACGCCGCGTCCTGCATAGTCACGCAATCTCGCATATTGCCGGCTGCCATCCGCCTGCGTCAGCGGTGCGTGTACCGACATACCGCCAATCACGACCGGCTGGCCGCGCAACTCCGGATAGCGTAACAATTCAACGGAAGCATAGAAGGCATCCATATCGAGATGCGCAATGCGACGCCCGTTAACGGCTGCGACGGATGCACTATGGACAGGGTCGGACATACGATGGTGGGGTGACAACGCTGCGTACTTATTTGCTTATGAATGCGCAGGATTTTCGGCGCGGCCAGGTTCGGGTAAAACGATATTTTACCGATGCCTGATGCCGGAGATAAGACGATTTGGATTTAAATCGTTTAAAGAAGGGAAATACATTCCTGCAGCCCGCATGCCACGCTGGCGCGGCATGCGGCTTGGATCACAATTACTCCGAATGATTATTTCATCGGTTCATTGCGGATTTCAGATGCGCGTGTGGTGTTCGCATCCTTGACGGCTTCACGTCGTTCAGCGCGTGCGGCACCGACTTCTTCCTTGTATTCGGTGCGGGCGCCCTGGCGCTCGGCGCGATATTCTGCATTAGCCTGGCCGCGCGCGATACGTGCTTTCACATATGGGTCTTCTTTGTAGTTCAGGCGCGACTGGTCGATGTAAGCAGGGTCATTGGCTGGCACTGCTGCGGATTGGGTTTGTGTCATTGGAGCCTGCGCCGCTGCGATTTGTGCAAACATGGCGACGGCGGTGCCGGCGAGTATGGTGCTGAGCTTTATCATGGCAAGTCCTTTGTTCAATAGTAAGAAACCAGGCGGTGTATCCACCCGGCAATTTCATGCTGCCTGTCTGCTGACAAGCATCACACGCCTTATTACTGACCCACCATATTGTCGAAAAGTTCAGCTTTTAAATTTTAAGATATGCCCTGCGGCAATTGATCCGACCGGCAAACCTGTATGTATTGCCCGCGTCTTGCGCTTTTCAGCGAGCGCCAAACAACCATAAGGCAATCGCCGCAATCGACAGGAGCAAGGCAATCCCGGACAATAGCGTCAGGCGCCTGTAACGCCGCTCATTGGCAATCACGCCCTGCTCCAGCGTGACCACCATTTGCTTTAGTTGCTCGGCCAGCTCCTTGATGTGCACCGCATTTTGCGATGCCACCTCCTGCAACTCGGTAATCTGTTTTTGCAAAAGCGCTTCTTGCGTGGCCGCATTTTCATCGATCTTGCGACTCTGAAACACCGGCAGCGCGGCAGAAATGATCGTACCCACATGTGGCAGTACGGCTTTTACTGCAGGCAGTAGCCATGTATACATATTGCATCCTTGCTTGATTGCGAATTAAAGGTCAGCCAGGGCCGACTGCATGTGGGCCATTTAAACAGATTCACCGGCGCATCACAAATAAGCGGCCGCCATACATTTCCACTTCGTGGCAATCGGGTTTTAAGTTATATTGCAACGACGCTTGCCTGCGGACAAAATGCGCAGGCAAATAACATCAATTTTAAGAATGACTACCTCGCTCATGCTCGACCCAAATGCATTACTCAAGCCATTGAATGGCTACATCGTAGAAGACCTGACCAATGCCGATATCGCCGCCACCGGCGCGATTGCCGCATCGATCCTGGGCGACCTGGCTGCACCTGTATTGAAAATGCTGTCTGTCGCAGGCGATTCCGCTGACGACATTTCTCTGGAATTTTTCCCTGACCCGGATGATGAAAGCACACCGGGCACACTGATCTTCTGGCCGGCGACCCGCACCAGCCTGAAAAGCTCGTATGACGACGCCTACCAGGCCGAGTACTCATTACGCCTGGCGGTATTCCTGTCGGAACGTGATGATTCGGATGTGATCTATCCGGCCGGCTTCAGCATGGTCCTGAAGCTCAATGAAAGTGCATGTGAATTGGTAAAGAACCTGCCACCGGCAGTGTTTGAACGCCTCGAGTTCCAGATGAAAGGCGGCCCATTACCGGGCGGTTTTGAATTCCTCGATGACAGCGAACATATCCCGGTCTTGCCGAATATGCGCCGCCAGTTCCTCAAGGCGATCACGCGTGCACACTCGGTAACGGCGAAAAAACGCAGCAAGGAATTTGAAGCAGTGATGGTGCATTACATCTGGGATAACACGGAACCACAAGCGCATTTCGAAGCAGTGCTGTCAACTTTGGCGACACTGTTCGTGGCGATCCACCACCAGTCCAAGCTGTAATCCCGCCTTGGCACCATGCCCGCCGATTTTAGTCGGGTATGTGCACAAACAAGTCTTCCACCCGGCTCCTGGCCCATGGCGTTTTACGCAAGAAGGTCAGGCTGGATTTAATGCTCGGATCGATATTGAAACACTTGATATCGATGCGACGCCCCAGTTCTTCCCAACCATAGTGATCCACCAGCGCCAGCAGGATTTTTTCCAGGCTGAGCCCGTGCAAGGGATCCTTGTTCACGCCAGTTTCTTTTCTTGCACCAGCACCCAAGGGCGAGCCACAACGGTCCACAGCAAGGCATCGGCTTCCAGCCAGATGCCGGCTTGCGCATCACTGACCTTGGCCAACTGGCCGGCATTGAGCCAACGCTCGACCGCAGCCTTGTCATCAATCGCGAAGCGCGCCGCCACATCAACCAGGTCAAGCTCATCGGCAACCACGATCACCAGGCCACCGGCAAAGTAACGCAGCAATTCCTGCCACGCGATTTGCGAAGTTTCCATATTCAATTTGGCATGCAATAACTGCTGCTCTTCGTTCGCTGCACTCATGATTCGTTTTGTATAAAATTCTGGGTAAAAATATTAAGCAATGTAGCTACGTCTGCCGTCACATCAGTAATGTGGCGGTCTTTCGTTCGCCGCATTCTGTTCATTGCCGGCACTGACCACATCCTTCAGGCGCCGCGCCAATGCAGCGCACAGCGCTTCCAGTTCATCGATTTTCTTTTGCTGTTGATAAACCAACTGATTCAGCGAATCGAGCAAGTCTTCCTGACGCGCAATCTTGATTTCGATGTCGACGATGCGATCTTCGTTCATTTTGCACCTTCCTGATAAAAATGGGGCTTCAGGCCTCTGCCGCCTTGGGCTTTTGCAATAAGGCTTTCAGATTCGCCAAACGGTTTTGCGGTGTGATGACTTCATCTTCGGTCGGTACGGCATCGCCTTCATCCAGTTTCATTTCCTTGATGAAGCGCGAAATATCGCAATGCACGTGTTCACGCGCACGCTTGCGTTTCTTGCACCAGCTCACATGCAGCGAACGCTGCGCCCGCGTGATGCCTACATACATCAGGCGGCGCTCTTCTTCTATGCGTGCGCCGAGGGTATCGACCGGTGCATCCGGATCACCCTTGTGCGGCAGGATGCCTTCTTCAACCCCGACCAGGAAGACGTGCGGGAACTCTAGGCCCTTGGATGCGTGCAACGTAGACATGCGCACCGCATCCGGCTCTTCATCCTTGCCTTCCAGCATGGTCATCAGCGCAACCATCTGTGTCAGGTCGAGCAAACTCTTTTCCGGATCGTTGCCTTCTTTACCGCCCGAGCCTTTTTCTTTCAGCCAGGCGGTGAAGTCGATCACGTTTTGCCATTTCGACTGTGCCTGCCTGTCGTCAAAGTTATCGTACAGATAGGCTTCGTAATTGATTTCTTTCATCATATCGTCGAGCAGGGACGCCGCATGTCCTTCACGGTGCGCATGACGTTCGAGATTATTGATGAAGTTGCCGAACTCACGCAAAGGCGTCAGCTGGCGATCGGCCAGCTTGGATTCCAGCCCGCCCTTGAATACCGCTTCGAAGAGTGAACATTGCCATTGCCCGGCAAATGCACCCAGCGCTTCCAGCGTCGACTGTCCGACGCCACGCTTCGGCGTCGTGACCGCGCGGATGAATGCCGGATCGTCATCCTGGTTCGCGATCAGGCGCAGGTAGCTGATGATGTCCTTGATCTCGGCGCGATCGAAGAAGCTCTGGCCGCCGGAGATCGTATAGGGAATGCGTTCCTTGCGCAGCGCCTGCTCAATGACACGCGCCTGGTGATTGCCGCGATACAGGATCGCGTAATCAGAGAATTTGGCGCGGCGTTCAAAGCGATGTGCAGACAGCATGATGGCGATCTGTTCCGCTTCCTGGTCGTCGTCCTGCATGCCCATGACTTTGACCGGGTCACCGAGGCCGTGCTCGGACCACAGGGATTTTTCAAACAGCTTGGGGTTGTTCGATATAACCGAGTTGGCCGCTTGCAGGATACGTGTACTGGAACGGTAATTCTGTTCCAGCTTGACGATTTTCAGGTCCGGGAAATCGACCTG of Janthinobacterium sp. Marseille contains these proteins:
- the dinB gene encoding DNA polymerase IV translates to MSDPVHSASVAAVNGRRIAHLDMDAFYASVELLRYPELRGQPVVIGGMSVHAPLTQADGSRQYARLRDYAGRGVVTTSTYEARALGVFSAMGIMKAAKLAPDAILLPVDFDAYRHYSRLFKQAVADIAPHIENRGIDEIYIDLSEHAEETHALASRIKNAVQQATGLSCSIGIAPNKLLAKICSDLEKPNGLTILTQADIATRIWPLPARKINGIGPRAAEKLTALGLNTIEELAGADATLLHEHFGRSYADWLGRVAQGIDERPVVTYSEPKSVSRETTFENNLHAKRDREALGGIFTRLCERVAGDLERKGYVGRTVGIKLRFADFRIVTRDLTLPAYTDDAVAIRQAAGECLKRIPLDQPFRLLGVRIGTLARKDSLPAEDPVLQGELFRES
- a CDS encoding TonB-dependent siderophore receptor codes for the protein MLHRKTIALAATLAWATPLSIAFAQQNDNAANPAVTTTLPEVKVTATDDASSELTHSYAAHAVTVGSKIPQTLRETPQSISVVTRQRMDDQNITKIEDVLKQTTGVNVTRLDGAGNFNSIQARGFDIGTIQLDGLAISQGANYSTALDTAIYDRIEVLRGPAGLLQGAGEPGGTINLVRKRARADFAGSVGVMLGSWDTRRAEFDLTGKLDEAGRIRARVVGLVDDRESFVNTLQSKKNLGYGTVEIDLTSRTTLSLGLAHQKVDSVVDQGLPALANYTLPNVSRSTFIGSKNNVQDMQTDDMFAELEHKFDDGGLFKFAARQIDRSMIYKALRANGLASVATGDVAYQTVNFQQEATNVNLDAYYAGPFQLGGRTHKVLVGVNRSTEESKNRSVFGPTGTMNIYHPNNDLPYPELNIGNYNNGSKQTQTGLYGQVQLKPLDRWTFLLGGRLGRWETESRNPTTGVVSSTSRPGTQFTPLSSVIYTLSDNSSLYGSYAETFVGQTAIDRNGKLLDPRTGSQIEFGIKSEWFDKRVNTSFAIFRIIDKDRAIDDTSTPSLTDSIPGGKVRSQGLEAEVSGQVAPGWELVAGYAYTATKFLQAPIASVGQAFSPFTPRHSFNLWSKHSWRDGALNRWSLAGGLKAVSDFASGTGATRVVGDGYVTVSGQVGYQIDSTTTASLTVTNLFDKKYYEKVSNFGRQNFYGEPRAVMLAVKKVF
- a CDS encoding DUF2288 domain-containing protein, with product MSAANEEQQLLHAKLNMETSQIAWQELLRYFAGGLVIVVADELDLVDVAARFAIDDKAAVERWLNAGQLAKVSDAQAGIWLEADALLWTVVARPWVLVQEKKLA
- a CDS encoding SlyX family protein, which encodes MNEDRIVDIEIKIARQEDLLDSLNQLVYQQQKKIDELEALCAALARRLKDVVSAGNEQNAANERPPHY
- a CDS encoding UvrD-helicase domain-containing protein; protein product: MSTSPNSATHGLNAPQRDAIKYMDGPCLVLAGAGSGKTRVITTKIASLIEEHGYEARNIAALTFTNKAALEMQERIAKLLKEPKQAKQLTVSTFHSLGVKILRQEAKELGLKDRFSIMDSDDCFSLVQDLAVTTDKQLIRRIQTAMSLWKNGLIDPDTALNQAKDEDEAQAARIYRSYVATLSAYQAVDFDDLIRLPVELFRTNETVRDKWQRRLRYLLVDEYQDTNTCQYELVKLLVTGVGKKPMFTAVGDDDQAIYAWRGATIENLKQLQVDFPDLKIVKLEQNYRSSTRILQAANSVISNNPKLFEKSLWSEHGLGDPVKVMGMQDDDQEAEQIAIMLSAHRFERRAKFSDYAILYRGNHQARVIEQALRKERIPYTISGGQSFFDRAEIKDIISYLRLIANQDDDPAFIRAVTTPKRGVGQSTLEALGAFAGQWQCSLFEAVFKGGLESKLADRQLTPLREFGNFINNLERHAHREGHAASLLDDMMKEINYEAYLYDNFDDRQAQSKWQNVIDFTAWLKEKGSGGKEGNDPEKSLLDLTQMVALMTMLEGKDEEPDAVRMSTLHASKGLEFPHVFLVGVEEGILPHKGDPDAPVDTLGARIEEERRLMYVGITRAQRSLHVSWCKKRKRAREHVHCDISRFIKEMKLDEGDAVPTEDEVITPQNRLANLKALLQKPKAAEA
- a CDS encoding epoxyqueuosine reductase QueH, whose translation is MTDSTPEFKREPIPLPSKPGKVLLHSCCAPCSGEVMEAMLASGIEYTIFFYNPNIHPEKEYLLRKEENIRFAEKHNVPFIDADYDTDNWFERAKGMENEPERGIRCTMCFDMRFERTALYAHEHGFPVISSSLGISRWKDMNQINDCGVRAAAKYPDMLYWEYNWRKKGGSARMIEISKRENFYQQEYCGCVYSLRDTNKHRRESGRERIAMGVQFYGKNHETLTPEGEGK
- a CDS encoding methyl-accepting chemotaxis protein; its protein translation is MKNLKIGQRLSLSFGSMVILLVVLATLAFTRIGGLNDAISEVDGDRYPKTVLANVMKDDLNQIARNMRNALLMTEKAAIQAELTQIGKATDSLNNALVELEKTVRSERGRQTIAGLQADRSKFLPLKDDFIKLASAGIKDEAVALLFAEVRPAQLSYLASIDKLIDYQNELMKKSGAEANAKASQTQLLIGIFSIIAVLIAAVFAVLATRSITRPLSQAVVLARKVADGDLTGSIVVESKDETGQLLQALKDMNEGLLKIVTQVRLGTDTIASASHQIATGNLDLSSRTEQQASSLEETASSMEELTSTVKQNAENARQSNQLALSASEVAVRGGAVVSKVVDTMGEINDSAKKIVDIIGVIDGIAFQTNILALNAAVEAARAGEQGRGFAVVASEVRTLAQRSASAAKEIKELIGDSVDKVSIGSRLVDDAGATMREVVESVKRVTDIMSEITAASQEQTDGIEQINQAVMQMDQVTQQNAALVEEAAAAAESLQGQASHLSQVVGVFKLDGHGTTVVNAVPTYTAPEQPKVAGKAALHKVKTTQQKIEDKEFARVPRNVVPAGDEWEQF
- a CDS encoding VF530 family protein is translated as MNKDPLHGLSLEKILLALVDHYGWEELGRRIDIKCFNIDPSIKSSLTFLRKTPWARSRVEDLFVHIPD